A genome region from Halocatena salina includes the following:
- a CDS encoding COG1361 S-layer family protein, which produces MSSFVGGDLAVGTVSSDATEGVERFFTQSNEYSATTDAASSTGTASSVIESSFFEARASTGTNDRIDAIVASPEAEFEVVSVSSDVPVGGTGNVSVTIENTGEDATNAVVSLQSLSGVLSFGHSSNTSRFVGEWNEGEDRTIEVQAQLTRTADTTEHPVQAVVSYEDDSGNSSRSAPVAFGVAADGEQRFSLSDVGGDLRAGESGTISGTITNEGPNIATDAVLRLDHEGHHDVIARQSNYVLGSLGPDESEAFELPVAVNSTAEPGQRQVPLVVEYYDSNANPVQSRTLTARIDIDDERDDFEVVSSSTDVQAGDTGTISVTLENTGANASEATVNLRSLSEGITFGHTANATQFVGEWPVGEQRTIPLNATASNQTTSRSYPFQASVSYDDADGDRSRAGPFTVGATLRPEQSFDIANTNSTLRVGEEGTVTTVVTNRGPQNVSNAVVTLVAHSQNSNPQETQAAIGSLSVGESATVSVPVETSTSAEAGQRQFSFVVEYDDQDGDAHRSETLDTRVAVAPQRDEFSVERVNTSIDIGSSETVTLTVINNRETLVRNINAKAFVDDPLSTSTSDAYIVQLNPRESAQITFHVRASDSASTGQYPLSVDFEYETASGDSKLSQTYEVPVSVVTPAERSIFPLLGVTVGLSTVLVLLGVGWVRSRR; this is translated from the coding sequence GTGTCCAGTTTCGTCGGGGGAGATTTAGCCGTTGGAACCGTCTCATCGGATGCCACGGAGGGAGTAGAACGTTTCTTCACGCAGTCGAACGAGTACAGCGCGACCACGGACGCGGCATCTTCGACCGGTACTGCATCGTCGGTTATCGAATCTTCATTCTTCGAGGCAAGGGCCAGCACTGGTACGAACGACCGGATCGACGCGATCGTCGCCTCGCCTGAGGCGGAGTTCGAAGTCGTCTCGGTATCCTCTGATGTGCCCGTCGGTGGAACCGGAAACGTTTCCGTGACCATCGAGAACACCGGCGAGGATGCTACGAATGCGGTCGTGAGCCTCCAATCGCTTTCAGGTGTTCTCTCGTTCGGCCACTCATCCAACACCAGCCGGTTCGTCGGCGAATGGAACGAGGGGGAAGACAGGACGATCGAGGTGCAAGCACAGTTGACGCGGACGGCCGATACGACGGAACATCCGGTGCAGGCGGTCGTCTCCTACGAGGACGACAGTGGTAATTCGTCTCGATCGGCGCCGGTCGCGTTCGGTGTCGCGGCGGATGGCGAACAGCGGTTCTCGCTCTCCGATGTCGGAGGCGACTTGCGTGCCGGTGAATCGGGAACCATCTCGGGTACGATCACGAACGAGGGACCCAACATCGCCACTGATGCGGTACTTAGGCTCGATCATGAGGGTCACCACGATGTGATCGCTCGCCAGTCCAACTACGTGCTCGGTAGTCTCGGTCCTGATGAATCGGAAGCGTTCGAACTACCGGTGGCGGTCAATAGCACTGCCGAACCCGGTCAGCGACAGGTACCCCTTGTAGTGGAGTATTACGATTCGAATGCGAATCCTGTACAGAGTCGGACGCTCACTGCTCGGATCGATATTGACGACGAACGTGACGACTTCGAAGTGGTTTCATCGTCCACCGATGTACAGGCCGGCGATACAGGGACCATCTCGGTAACGCTCGAAAACACCGGTGCGAACGCCTCAGAGGCTACTGTCAACCTCCGCTCGCTTTCGGAAGGTATTACGTTCGGACACACCGCAAACGCCACGCAGTTTGTCGGGGAGTGGCCCGTCGGTGAACAGCGGACGATCCCGCTCAATGCCACCGCGAGCAACCAAACCACTAGCCGGAGCTACCCGTTTCAGGCCTCCGTCTCGTACGACGACGCGGACGGCGATCGATCCCGGGCCGGACCGTTCACCGTTGGCGCTACGCTCCGACCTGAACAGAGCTTCGACATCGCAAACACGAACAGCACACTCCGGGTGGGTGAGGAAGGCACCGTTACCACGGTGGTGACGAATCGGGGTCCACAGAACGTCTCTAATGCCGTCGTTACCCTCGTGGCGCATAGCCAGAACAGCAATCCACAGGAAACCCAAGCCGCTATCGGCAGTCTTTCGGTGGGAGAATCGGCGACTGTCTCCGTTCCTGTAGAGACAAGCACCAGCGCAGAGGCCGGTCAACGCCAGTTCTCCTTTGTCGTGGAATACGACGACCAGGACGGCGATGCCCATCGTAGCGAGACCCTCGATACACGAGTCGCTGTTGCCCCACAGCGCGACGAATTCTCTGTCGAACGGGTGAACACCAGCATCGATATCGGGTCCTCAGAGACGGTAACGTTGACTGTGATCAACAACCGAGAAACGTTGGTACGAAACATCAACGCCAAAGCGTTCGTCGATGATCCCCTATCGACCAGTACTAGCGATGCGTACATCGTACAGTTGAATCCCCGTGAGTCAGCGCAAATCACCTTCCACGTGAGGGCGAGCGACAGCGCGAGTACAGGACAGTACCCATTATCGGTTGATTTCGAATACGAGACGGCATCAGGTGACTCGAAGCTCTCTCAGACGTATGAGGTGCCGGTTTCAGTGGTCACTCCGGCAGAGAGAAGCATTTTTCCCTTGCTTGGCGTGACGGTCGGTCTGAGTACGGTGCTCGTCCTGCTCGGTGTCGGCTGGGTTCGGTCGAGACGGTGA
- a CDS encoding ABC transporter permease has product MSTLVIAKKDFKDAIRARTLQLLVAFFVGFTTLVFHYHRSRLGEEPTFTTLFDGIIGMLGVVVPVLGMMVGYKAIVGERESGSLKLLLALPHSRRDVMLGKFLGRSAIVVVTMAVGFVLIGIQTILFTDLFSLTKFLFAAGEITLFGIMFVAIAMAFSTAMRSSMTASIGALGLTILFSFLWDFLYGLFAQFVDPIQIDPETGWGSPDPGPNWLFLLKRLNPRQAFYEPSPYEISEPIPFYLDPWFGWVIVVAWLVVPLGLAYLRFRNSDLT; this is encoded by the coding sequence ATGAGCACGCTCGTCATAGCGAAAAAAGATTTCAAAGATGCGATCCGTGCGCGTACACTCCAGTTGCTGGTGGCGTTTTTCGTCGGGTTCACGACGCTGGTGTTTCATTATCATCGTTCGCGGCTGGGCGAGGAACCGACGTTCACCACGCTGTTTGACGGCATCATCGGAATGCTCGGGGTCGTCGTGCCGGTGCTCGGCATGATGGTCGGTTACAAGGCGATCGTCGGGGAGCGAGAATCGGGGAGCCTCAAGCTGTTGCTTGCGTTGCCCCACTCCCGTCGGGACGTCATGCTCGGCAAGTTCCTCGGCCGATCGGCGATCGTTGTCGTGACGATGGCCGTTGGATTCGTCCTCATCGGCATTCAGACAATACTGTTCACCGATCTCTTCTCGCTAACGAAGTTTCTCTTCGCTGCTGGCGAGATCACGCTGTTCGGGATCATGTTCGTGGCGATCGCCATGGCGTTCTCCACAGCGATGCGATCGTCGATGACAGCGTCGATCGGCGCGCTCGGGCTGACGATCCTGTTTTCGTTCCTGTGGGACTTCCTATACGGGCTTTTTGCACAGTTCGTCGATCCCATTCAGATCGATCCCGAAACGGGATGGGGTAGTCCCGATCCCGGACCAAACTGGCTCTTTCTGCTCAAACGACTCAATCCACGGCAGGCGTTCTACGAGCCCTCGCCGTATGAAATCAGTGAGCCGATTCCCTTCTATCTCGATCCGTGGTTTGGCTGGGTAATCGTCGTCGCTTGGCTCGTCGTCCCGCTCGGACTCGCGTATCTGCGCTTTCGGAACAGCGATCTCACCTAA
- a CDS encoding ABC transporter permease has protein sequence MGTLTVARKEFEDAVKSRALIVMTTLFAVALAVLVYFQLYVAQEAQTTELRTAEDVVSWITTQLTILVPVLGTMLGYKAIVGERESGSLKLLLTLPHTRRDVVLGKFLGRSAVVVLSVLAGFAVVGIQFAASSDLFSVSVYAIAAVKTAIIGVVFVAIAMAFSTAMRSSMMAMWGAIGLVLLFVFLWDSVLVLFESFVERTPENSPVGPISALPDWYYLIERLNPRHAFEDVTPFSVDSGAFYLEPWFAGVILGVWLIVPLGLAYLRFERSDLS, from the coding sequence GTGGGTACGCTCACGGTCGCCAGAAAGGAGTTTGAGGACGCGGTCAAATCGCGGGCGCTGATAGTGATGACAACGCTGTTTGCAGTGGCGTTGGCGGTGCTGGTGTACTTTCAACTGTACGTTGCTCAGGAGGCCCAGACGACGGAACTTAGGACCGCCGAGGATGTCGTCTCGTGGATCACCACACAGCTGACTATCCTCGTCCCGGTCCTGGGAACGATGTTGGGCTACAAGGCGATCGTCGGAGAGCGCGAATCGGGCAGTCTCAAACTGTTGCTCACGTTGCCACACACGCGACGGGACGTCGTGCTCGGCAAGTTCCTTGGTCGATCAGCTGTGGTGGTCCTCTCGGTTCTCGCCGGCTTCGCCGTCGTTGGGATCCAGTTCGCCGCCAGTTCGGATCTGTTCTCCGTGTCGGTGTATGCGATCGCTGCCGTGAAGACGGCGATCATTGGGGTAGTGTTCGTGGCGATCGCCATGGCGTTCTCCACGGCGATGCGGTCGTCGATGATGGCGATGTGGGGAGCGATCGGACTCGTACTGTTATTCGTATTCCTTTGGGACTCAGTGCTCGTTCTGTTCGAATCGTTCGTGGAACGGACACCAGAGAACAGTCCTGTCGGACCGATCTCCGCGTTACCCGACTGGTACTATCTCATCGAGCGACTCAACCCGCGCCACGCGTTCGAGGATGTCACCCCGTTCAGCGTCGATTCAGGTGCGTTCTATCTCGAACCGTGGTTCGCAGGGGTGATTCTGGGCGTGTGGCTGATCGTTCCCCTCGGACTGGCGTATCTACGGTTCGAACGGAGTGATCTCTCATGA
- a CDS encoding metal-dependent hydrolase has product MWPWSHAAVGYLCYSLGTRLVGRYPTVGPTAAVLFGALLPDLVDKPLAWVFGLVPQGYAVAHSVLVAVPVGIGAVVLAHQRARRPLGITFAAGYWSHLLGDVVFGWLQANPHALGRVLWPTVTLPPYDRPVVARLGEYVSVFTGSQTTADAMTVILGASVVYITVGVWFVDGRPGLAPIRRTLERSYDESPEYDE; this is encoded by the coding sequence ATGTGGCCGTGGTCACACGCAGCAGTGGGCTATCTCTGTTACTCGCTTGGCACGCGTCTCGTCGGTCGGTACCCGACAGTGGGACCGACAGCTGCCGTGTTGTTCGGCGCGCTCCTTCCGGATCTGGTCGACAAGCCGCTTGCGTGGGTGTTCGGACTGGTTCCACAGGGATACGCGGTCGCCCATTCGGTACTGGTCGCCGTACCAGTGGGAATCGGTGCAGTCGTCTTGGCTCACCAGCGCGCCCGTCGCCCGCTGGGCATCACGTTCGCCGCCGGCTACTGGTCGCATCTACTGGGTGACGTGGTGTTCGGGTGGTTACAGGCGAATCCGCACGCGCTGGGGCGCGTGCTCTGGCCGACCGTCACGCTGCCACCGTACGACCGGCCGGTGGTCGCCCGCCTCGGCGAGTACGTTTCGGTGTTCACTGGCTCCCAGACGACGGCCGACGCGATGACCGTGATCCTCGGGGCGAGCGTGGTTTACATCACGGTCGGCGTTTGGTTCGTCGACGGTCGGCCCGGGCTGGCCCCGATCAGGCGAACGCTAGAACGGTCTTACGACGAGTCACCCGAGTACGACGAGTGA
- a CDS encoding UPF0175 family protein — protein sequence MKNIIRRDPQTFTALSATDWSASVPCIQCQAQPAEQIGVTIPSDVVKTIAKTCDVVVHYRVGILQGDILSRPQYGVLSFHHGDIRRYRGTPAGLWEFLHDAPQGGVTLQQLTPKLDAGSIVAFESVDLTDAHTWAAVRQRLFCVSPIVLARGIQHLQDSSFEPVSVPDEDLGTLYYLSDVTLRVQARYLLKEIKGVMARSDASPNGTAEDALAYAVGQYALGEVSIDKAAELANVDQWTMLEILQRATISSQFNPETVADIRQEVGVSWDLSDEYVTQYEDTNVPDDDQ from the coding sequence ATGAAAAATATCATCCGAAGAGATCCACAAACGTTTACAGCGCTCTCTGCGACCGACTGGTCGGCCTCGGTACCGTGTATCCAGTGTCAAGCACAACCGGCGGAGCAGATCGGTGTTACCATTCCGTCTGACGTCGTCAAGACGATCGCGAAGACGTGCGATGTCGTGGTCCATTACCGGGTGGGTATTCTTCAGGGTGATATTCTGAGCCGACCACAGTATGGGGTGTTGAGTTTCCATCACGGTGACATTCGGCGGTATCGCGGGACGCCAGCAGGATTGTGGGAATTTCTTCACGATGCACCTCAAGGTGGTGTAACACTACAACAGTTGACACCGAAACTCGACGCGGGTTCGATCGTCGCGTTCGAATCGGTCGATCTGACCGATGCACACACGTGGGCCGCGGTTCGTCAGCGGCTCTTTTGTGTTTCCCCCATTGTCTTAGCCAGAGGGATACAACATCTACAGGACTCGTCTTTTGAGCCAGTGTCAGTTCCGGACGAAGATCTCGGCACACTCTATTATCTTTCCGACGTCACACTTCGTGTCCAGGCACGATATCTCCTAAAGGAGATCAAGGGAGTAATGGCTCGATCGGATGCTTCACCGAATGGGACTGCCGAGGATGCCCTCGCCTATGCAGTCGGGCAGTACGCCCTTGGCGAGGTCTCGATCGATAAGGCAGCCGAACTCGCTAACGTTGATCAATGGACGATGCTAGAAATCCTTCAGAGGGCCACGATTTCATCTCAGTTCAATCCCGAGACTGTTGCGGACATCCGTCAGGAGGTCGGAGTGAGTTGGGACCTCTCCGATGAATACGTTACCCAGTACGAGGACACTAACGTGCCTGATGACGACCAGTAA
- a CDS encoding 3-oxoacyl-ACP reductase family protein: MGSLDDKSALITGASRSIGRGIAEAFGREGATVAVNYHSNDEAAEETVETIENEGSTATAVQADVSEEMEAKELVETVTEEFGGIDVLVNNAGILKPSTLAEMDVETWDQTISVDLRGTFLVTRFVIGDMLDQGEGRIINIASQLGFKGATELTHYSAAKGGVIAFTRALAREVAPDVQVNAIAPGPIETDLLDDTSDEWRENKKAEVPLGRIGTIDEVVPTAVLLAGDGGDYYTGQTLSPDGGDAMH; this comes from the coding sequence ATGGGATCTCTCGACGACAAATCGGCCTTAATTACCGGAGCATCGAGAAGCATTGGACGCGGTATAGCGGAAGCATTCGGTCGTGAGGGCGCTACAGTGGCGGTGAACTACCATTCGAACGACGAGGCCGCCGAAGAGACCGTCGAAACCATCGAGAACGAAGGCAGTACTGCTACCGCTGTACAGGCTGATGTGAGTGAAGAAATGGAGGCTAAGGAACTCGTCGAGACGGTTACGGAGGAGTTCGGCGGCATCGATGTACTAGTGAACAATGCTGGCATCCTCAAACCGTCGACGCTTGCAGAGATGGATGTCGAGACATGGGACCAGACTATTTCGGTCGACCTCCGGGGCACATTCTTGGTTACGCGCTTCGTCATCGGGGACATGCTTGACCAAGGCGAAGGCAGGATCATTAATATTGCATCACAGTTGGGGTTCAAGGGTGCCACAGAACTCACCCACTACTCGGCTGCGAAGGGTGGGGTTATTGCCTTCACCCGTGCGCTCGCTCGTGAAGTTGCGCCAGACGTTCAGGTCAATGCCATCGCGCCCGGTCCCATCGAAACAGATCTCCTCGATGACACAAGCGACGAGTGGCGTGAGAATAAGAAAGCCGAGGTACCACTCGGGCGGATTGGAACCATAGACGAAGTCGTGCCCACGGCGGTACTGCTTGCTGGAGACGGCGGTGACTACTACACGGGACAGACGCTCAGTCCCGACGGCGGTGACGCAATGCACTGA
- a CDS encoding 5'-nucleotidase C-terminal domain-containing protein, which produces MTQNTTSIGQWRSLDGRVASHEKGDLDLMFTHVSDLHGQLTSRHQIYYDNPTSAPSFEFGDDDRTIEQTGGVPVLAAKLAELRADNDVYTLMSGDTFHGSAVTTYTNGRAMLEPINEHINPDIYVPGNWDYSNEAAEDGNFTDLMDALNAPILANNLYDWKTDERLYDAYRILDSGGLSVGVVGMTNVYVDRMAPAFYEGKYRFGKHPALLEESAQAAREDGADIVVAVTEIGLPWMVQAAKDCENIDVMFSAHTHEYTYNPIVVSETETIVVESGMGEALGRVDIRVQDGEVQFRHHLYCLTEGSDETPDPDPNAEATIEEILAPFYEDDPEFERGAGTLDRPLDTVVGETETPLYRQTFLESAWNTLFNDALQTHFDTDLAVSHGFRYGTAIPSGEITSGQLYTFFPMTAPVVRGIAYGQQLTSHMEAFLDDNFTPYPYNQEDGRVRNFSSNVEVTIDPTAKQGRRLVEMCIDSEPVDPEETYSVATFRRPGDPERDLGNCGFPFQDVEVDETIPVDVIIDYLTDNSPIDYEVMGLVQTADDGGRAQNTPADGPYPFIQPGVDYDDDKTYCETSMIPRGNVFPDTGRNIR; this is translated from the coding sequence ATGACCCAGAATACGACTTCGATCGGTCAATGGCGGTCTCTCGACGGGCGTGTCGCTAGCCACGAGAAAGGAGACCTCGATCTGATGTTCACGCACGTCAGTGACTTACACGGGCAATTGACATCTCGACATCAAATTTACTATGATAACCCGACATCGGCTCCCAGCTTCGAATTCGGGGACGATGACCGCACCATCGAGCAGACTGGCGGCGTCCCGGTACTGGCGGCGAAACTCGCTGAGCTTCGGGCCGACAACGACGTGTATACACTAATGAGCGGTGACACGTTTCACGGCTCAGCCGTGACGACGTACACTAACGGGCGGGCAATGCTCGAACCGATCAACGAACACATCAATCCCGACATCTACGTTCCCGGTAACTGGGACTACTCGAACGAGGCGGCCGAGGATGGTAACTTCACGGACCTGATGGACGCTCTTAACGCACCCATCCTTGCGAACAATCTGTACGATTGGAAGACCGACGAGCGCCTGTATGACGCGTACAGAATCCTCGACAGCGGTGGACTCTCAGTCGGCGTCGTCGGCATGACGAACGTCTACGTCGACCGTATGGCACCTGCGTTCTACGAGGGAAAATACCGGTTTGGGAAACATCCTGCACTCCTCGAAGAATCGGCGCAAGCTGCCCGCGAGGACGGTGCGGACATCGTCGTCGCAGTCACCGAAATCGGTCTTCCGTGGATGGTCCAAGCCGCGAAAGACTGCGAGAACATCGACGTGATGTTCAGCGCACACACCCACGAGTACACCTACAATCCTATCGTCGTCTCGGAGACTGAGACGATCGTTGTCGAGTCGGGGATGGGCGAGGCGCTCGGCCGGGTCGACATCCGCGTGCAGGACGGAGAAGTACAGTTCCGCCATCACCTCTACTGTCTGACCGAAGGTAGTGATGAGACTCCGGATCCGGATCCCAATGCCGAGGCGACGATCGAAGAGATTCTCGCCCCGTTCTACGAGGATGATCCGGAGTTCGAGCGGGGAGCCGGGACGCTCGACCGACCACTCGATACGGTCGTTGGAGAGACAGAAACACCGCTTTACCGACAGACATTCCTCGAGAGCGCGTGGAATACGCTGTTCAACGACGCCCTTCAAACACACTTCGACACCGATCTCGCGGTCTCCCATGGGTTCCGATACGGGACTGCCATCCCATCCGGAGAGATCACGTCCGGTCAGCTGTACACGTTCTTTCCGATGACGGCGCCCGTCGTCCGCGGCATCGCCTACGGTCAGCAGCTCACATCCCATATGGAGGCATTTCTCGACGACAACTTCACGCCGTATCCATACAACCAAGAGGACGGTCGCGTCCGAAATTTCTCTTCGAACGTCGAGGTGACCATCGATCCGACTGCCAAACAGGGCCGCCGGCTAGTCGAGATGTGTATCGACAGCGAACCAGTCGATCCCGAGGAAACGTACTCGGTGGCGACGTTCCGTCGTCCTGGCGATCCCGAGCGCGACCTTGGCAACTGTGGGTTTCCCTTTCAAGACGTCGAGGTCGACGAGACCATCCCGGTCGATGTCATTATCGACTACCTTACGGACAACTCGCCGATCGACTACGAGGTAATGGGACTCGTCCAGACTGCAGACGATGGCGGTCGGGCACAGAACACACCCGCCGACGGACCGTACCCGTTCATCCAACCGGGAGTCGACTACGACGATGACAAGACGTACTGCGAAACGTCGATGATTCCCCGCGGAAACGTCTTTCCCGATACGGGACGGAACATCCGATAG
- a CDS encoding ribonuclease H-like domain-containing protein has protein sequence MSSVATARLACVSPLFVEQATRMERDDWLSYFDPAVVLLTGGAAAPQATNILQECLEGSILFSPQSTAVCGPHTINGVQFVFAPTTQVLVEFPAYEHTDLDPDTPTYVVSGLLELDVDTTTLSATLVGREEYVARLASDRLDGNYVHISTRLPANYHREWNGLTVVGCGADAGIDGTPLAALDCRADGRVLTHELDRTHLGIRALDGVGRHRSQQLREAGHVSRESIADANRDTLTDIRGISHATAERIQNSARAITHGTIVRESDTPLPNGKPIYIDIETDGLSPTITWLIGVLDGAADDGTYRSFVQRDPDEPGGAIEAFMTWYTDHAHPRPVVAYNGWTFDFTVIHEHITEHCPHYETDWTSTYRFDPYRWAIEEGNAVLPGRTNALEDVAAALGYERAETGLTGAAVARAYQQWMADRSPATEPDWDRFTAYCEDDVRALAVIYEALDASGRIVSDGEPPRPMSETTTQATLSDW, from the coding sequence ATGTCGTCGGTTGCTACTGCTCGGCTCGCGTGTGTATCGCCCCTGTTCGTCGAGCAGGCAACAAGGATGGAACGGGACGATTGGCTCTCCTATTTCGATCCTGCTGTCGTCCTCTTGACGGGGGGTGCTGCCGCTCCACAGGCAACGAACATTCTTCAGGAATGTCTCGAAGGATCAATTCTTTTTTCTCCGCAGAGCACCGCTGTGTGTGGTCCACATACCATTAATGGAGTTCAGTTCGTGTTCGCCCCCACAACGCAGGTACTTGTGGAGTTCCCAGCGTACGAGCACACTGATCTCGATCCGGACACTCCGACTTACGTCGTTAGCGGACTGCTCGAATTGGATGTAGACACGACGACGCTATCAGCTACACTCGTCGGTCGGGAGGAGTACGTGGCTCGGCTTGCATCAGATCGTCTCGACGGCAATTACGTTCACATCTCGACGCGGCTCCCTGCGAACTATCACCGTGAATGGAACGGCTTGACCGTCGTTGGGTGTGGTGCTGACGCTGGGATCGACGGGACACCGTTGGCTGCCCTCGACTGCCGAGCAGACGGACGAGTACTTACGCATGAACTGGACCGAACCCATCTCGGCATCCGTGCACTAGACGGCGTCGGTCGCCACCGCTCCCAGCAGCTGCGCGAGGCAGGACACGTTTCGCGGGAATCGATCGCCGACGCGAATCGAGATACCCTCACCGATATCCGAGGCATCAGTCACGCGACTGCCGAGCGAATTCAGAACAGTGCTCGGGCGATCACTCACGGGACGATCGTCCGCGAATCCGATACGCCACTCCCGAACGGCAAACCGATCTACATCGACATCGAAACGGATGGACTCTCTCCCACGATCACGTGGCTCATTGGCGTCCTCGATGGTGCAGCCGACGACGGAACTTACCGCTCGTTCGTTCAGCGCGATCCCGACGAGCCGGGAGGAGCGATCGAGGCGTTCATGACTTGGTACACAGACCACGCTCATCCCCGCCCGGTCGTGGCGTACAACGGCTGGACATTCGATTTCACGGTGATTCACGAGCACATCACCGAACACTGTCCCCACTACGAAACCGACTGGACCAGCACCTACCGGTTCGATCCGTATCGGTGGGCCATCGAGGAGGGCAACGCGGTCCTGCCGGGTCGAACGAATGCCCTTGAGGACGTCGCTGCTGCGCTGGGCTACGAACGAGCCGAGACCGGACTAACTGGAGCTGCCGTCGCGCGGGCTTACCAGCAGTGGATGGCCGACCGCTCGCCGGCGACCGAACCCGACTGGGATCGTTTCACCGCCTACTGTGAAGACGACGTGCGGGCGTTGGCCGTCATCTACGAAGCACTCGACGCCAGCGGCCGGATCGTCTCCGACGGCGAACCACCGCGTCCCATGAGCGAAACGACCACTCAAGCAACGCTCTCGGACTGGTAA